Proteins encoded within one genomic window of Anopheles gambiae chromosome 3, idAnoGambNW_F1_1, whole genome shotgun sequence:
- the LOC1277511 gene encoding uncharacterized protein LOC1277511, translating into MSPGRSSEMSYIVEFNSHIQSYFISSTYGNETLVNRCLEQLAASSAESKTFDVSVYECNIFFVNLHKLLSYSMKKTNLLWSVVAVLEVAVSDDETRIALVDKFRFLPVVSMLLLEVHSSDQQKRVLSLLHHLSYGASIDGQEMFIERLIQKLLTLIEQNHEKKGRCEVAQLALSILVNLCHRDLSTTFVLTRNTNVSAFCKQIKKFDLLAWKMYIILEQNDYIKEIDLHYLLRMSFEEVRLMLATKNSFSLRHVVDFLRSVRTLSGTREAEPAKAAVTDEYFQRDLKEFLQEMEKYWQTRTDSPAGEAEGRKKKTKQKVEPRRDRTSEGLFEILECIVLLKPDDKELHRKICEFGPAKLINHARDDCAKAIDLLRTILEKNPTDAAFAEECKTVLASLMTMITNCDDERLAIAFAKLLTTIGKTLNAVDDPMNEVAEQFYQHLFGAVLAHTWERATFDYSLADGPVRVYLWALHTFNELANLCPTYWYAKLTNLLKQKPIQFLIAKGLIGGSDVELLEALLQVAASSEFPKQDVAQMIDLLKSNLPATGQGRVPLAPVPGNVHNIQPPTGYSYIRALSRDLQERIDQAVVQMQDAKAAGLINDVEKSELVEFYTYKINMQTSLMNDLRGSLDGTTAQITTLMHQNQLLMAEIDKNQKRSLPLLLKESALENENRLLERELLQMKSAAATYDKKTSQMKQELAEYIKKYGEKSQKCAALVKEIEHLRARDDNYEKENKRLQQELVAMTKNRDDARKLLKLGEDDRQRLTEQREAERKQYECKIRERERDISKRTDLIQQLEQTLVQRDSTIETLETEGADLREKLKEREARIAQVEAELKENEKIQQAIYSLMNKTKK; encoded by the exons ATGAGTCCGGGACGCTCGTCCGAAATGTCGTACATTGTGGAATTCAACAGCCACATACAATCGTACTTCATCAGCAGTACGTATGGCAACGAAACGCTCGTTAATCGGTGCTTGGAG CAACTGGCTGCCTCGAGTGCCGAAAGCAAAACCTTCGATGTGTCCGTGTACGAGTGCAACATTTTTTTCGTCAATCTGCACAAACTCCTCAGCTACAGTATGAAGAAGACGAACCTACTCTGGTCGGTAGTGGCGGTGCTGGAGGTAGCCGTGAGCGATGACGAAACTCGCATCGCTCTGGTGGACAAGTTCCGGTTCCTGCCGGTCGTttcaatgctgctgctggaagtgCACTCGTCGGACCAGCAGAAGCGTGTGCTTTCCCTGCTGCACCATCTGTCCTACGGAGCGTCCATCGATGGGCAGGAAATGTTTATCGAACGCTTAATCCAGAAGCTGCTCACCTTGATCGAACAAAACCACGAAAAGAAGGGACGCTGTGAGGTGGCCCAGCTGGCCCTCTCCATCCTGGTGAACCTTTGCCACCGGGACCTCTCGACCACGTTTGTGCTGACGAGAAACACGAACGTTTCCGCCTTCTGCAAGCAGATTAAAAAGTTTGACCTGCTCGCATGGAAAATGTACATCATACTCGAGCAGAACGACTACATCAAGGAGATCGATTTGCACTATCTGCTGCGGATGAGCTTCGAGGAGGTACGGCTAATGCTGGCCACGAAGAATAGCTTCAGCTTGCGGCACGTGGTCGACTTTTTGCGCTCCGTTCGCACGCTCAGTGGGACGCGCGAAGCCGAACCGGCCAAGGCAGCGGTAACGGACGAGTACTTTCAGCGCGATCTGAAGGAGTTTCTGCAAGAGATGGAAAAGTATTGGCAAACGCGAACTGATTCTCCCGCCGGTGAGGCAGAGGGGCGGAAGAAAAAGACAAAGCAAAAGGTGGAACCGCGCAGGGACCGGACCAGCGAGGGGCTGTTTGAAATACTCGAATGTATCGTCCTGCTCAAACCGGACGACAAGGAGCTGCACAGAAAGATCTGTGAGTTTGGTCCGGCCAAGCTGATCAATCACGCGCGCGATGATTGTGCGAAAGCGATCGATCTGCTGCGCACGATACTGGAGAAAAACCCAACGGATGCAGCGTTCGCGGAAGAGTGTAAAACCGTGCTCGCTTCACTGATGACTATGATCACCAACTGTGACGATGAGCGGCTTGCAATTGCGTTCGCGAAACTGCTCACTACAATCGGAAAGACGTTAAATGCGGTGGACGATCCCATGAACGAGGTGGCGGAGCAGTTCTATCAGCATCTGTTCGGTGCGGTGCTGGCTCATACGTGGGAACGTGCCACCTTCGACTATTCACTGGCCGACGGGCCGGTTCGGGTGTATCTGTGGGCGCTGCACACGTTTAACGAGCTGGCAAACCTCTGCCCAACGTACTGGTACGCTAAACTGACCAACTTGCTGAAACAGAAGCCGATCCAGTTTCTCATCGCGAAGGGGTTAATTGGCGGCAGTGATGTGGAGCTGCTGGAAGCTTTGCTACAAGTGGCCGCATCGTCCGAGTTTCCTAAACAAGACGTCGCACAGATGATAGATTTGCTGAAAAGCAATTTGCCAGCGACCGGTCAGGGTCGGGTACCGCTTGCACCGGTGCCTGGGAATGTACACAACATACAACCACCGACGGGGTACAGCTACATACGAGCGCTCAGCAGAGATTTGCAGGAACGCATCGATCAGGCCGTGGTGCAGATGCAGGACGCCAAGGCTGCGGGATTGATAAACGATGTGGAAAAGTCGGAACTGGTGGAGTTTTACACGTACAAGATCAACATGCAGACCAGCTTGATGAACGATCTGAGAGGTAGTTTGGATGGGACGACGGCACAGATCACTACGCTGATGCATCAGAATCAGCTGCTGATGGCGGAgatagacaaaaatcaaaagcGAAGTCTTCCGCTCTTGCTGAAGGAGTCGGC CTTGGAAAACGAAAATCGGCTCCTCGAGCGTGAGCTATTGCAGATGAAGTCGGCCGCCGCAACGTACGACAAGAAAACGAGCCAGATGAAGCAAGAGCTGGCCGAGTATATTAAAAAGTACGGCGAAAAGAGTCAAAAGTGTGCCGCACTGGTAAAGGAGATCGAACATTTGCGTGCGCGCGACGATAACTACGAGAAGGAAAACAAGCGGCTGCAGCAAGAGCTGGTCGCAATG ACTAAAAACCGGGATGACGCCCGTAAGCTGCTGAAGCTCGGCgaggatgaccgacaacggctGACGGAACAGCGTGAGGCAGAGCGCAAGCAGTACGAGTGTAAGATACGCGAGCGCGAACGTGACATTTCCAAGCGCACCGATCTGATCCAGCAGCTAGAGCAGACGCTCGTACAGCGGGACAGTACGATCGAAACGCTCGAGACGGAGGGGGCTGATTTGCGGGAAAAGCTCAAGGAACGAGAGGCACGCATCGCGCAGGTTGAGGCAGAgctgaaagaaaacgaaaagatTCAGCAAGCGATCTATAGTTTAATGAACAAAACTAAGAAATAG